In Geobacter anodireducens, a genomic segment contains:
- a CDS encoding pilus assembly protein PilC, translated as MPKFNWEARSRTGTVQKGVMEAASAAAVEAQLKKYGFGSISVKEEGKGLSMEIKLPGFAPKVETKDLVVFTRQFATMIDSGLPLVQCLDILSSQQENKTFKDVLIRVKESVEGGSTFADALSKHPKVFDQLYVNLVAAGEVGGILDTILNRLAAYIEKAMKLRKQVKGAMVYPTTIMAIAVIVVGVILVFVIPTFAKMFQEFGGDLPGPTKFVINLSNFVVKYILLIIGLVFALVIGFKKYYATVGGRKKIDALALKAPVAGPIIKKVAVARFTRTLGTLISSGVPIMDGLEIVAKTAGNKVVEEAVFKVRQAISEGKTMAEPLQECGVFPPMVVQMISVGEATGAMDAMLSKIADFYDDEVDEAVSAMTALMEPMLMVFLGTTVGGLVIAMYLPIFKLAGTVGG; from the coding sequence ATGCCCAAGTTCAACTGGGAAGCGAGAAGCAGGACCGGCACCGTCCAGAAGGGGGTCATGGAGGCGGCCAGCGCCGCCGCCGTGGAGGCCCAGCTCAAAAAATACGGGTTCGGCAGCATTTCCGTGAAGGAGGAGGGGAAAGGCCTCTCCATGGAGATCAAGCTTCCCGGCTTTGCCCCCAAGGTGGAAACCAAGGATCTCGTGGTATTCACGCGGCAGTTCGCCACCATGATCGACTCTGGCCTGCCCCTGGTGCAATGCCTCGACATCCTCTCCAGCCAGCAGGAAAATAAAACCTTCAAGGACGTTCTCATCAGGGTGAAGGAGTCGGTGGAGGGGGGGTCCACCTTTGCCGATGCCCTGTCCAAGCATCCCAAGGTCTTTGACCAGCTCTACGTGAACCTGGTTGCAGCCGGCGAGGTCGGCGGCATCCTCGACACGATCCTGAACCGTCTTGCCGCCTATATCGAAAAAGCGATGAAACTCAGGAAGCAGGTCAAGGGGGCCATGGTCTATCCGACAACGATCATGGCAATTGCCGTTATCGTTGTCGGCGTCATTCTGGTGTTCGTCATTCCGACCTTTGCCAAGATGTTCCAGGAATTCGGCGGAGATCTGCCGGGACCAACCAAATTCGTCATCAATCTCAGTAACTTTGTGGTTAAATACATTCTCTTGATCATAGGCCTTGTCTTTGCCCTTGTGATTGGCTTCAAAAAGTACTACGCAACGGTAGGCGGCAGAAAAAAGATAGACGCTCTTGCCCTCAAGGCGCCCGTTGCCGGACCAATCATCAAAAAGGTGGCCGTTGCCCGGTTCACCCGAACCCTGGGGACCCTCATCTCCAGCGGGGTGCCGATCATGGACGGGCTGGAGATCGTTGCCAAGACCGCCGGCAACAAGGTGGTGGAGGAGGCGGTGTTCAAGGTTCGTCAGGCCATCTCCGAAGGCAAGACCATGGCCGAGCCGCTCCAGGAATGCGGCGTCTTTCCCCCCATGGTCGTGCAGATGATCTCCGTGGGCGAGGCCACCGGGGCCATGGATGCCATGCTGAGCAAGATCGCCGATTTCTACGATGACGAAGTGGACGAGGCCGTGAGCGCCATGACCGCCCTGATGGAGCCGATGCTGATGGTGTTTCTCGGCACCACCGTCGGCGGGCTCGTCATTGCCATGTACCTGCCGATCTTCAAACTTGCGGGAACCGTTGGCGGCTAA
- the aroE gene encoding shikimate dehydrogenase (AroE; catalyzes the conversion of shikimate to 3-dehydroshikimate) — MPFTGATRVLGIIGRPVSHSLSPLMQNAALQAMGLDYAYVPFAVEEDRLADAVRGLAALGVVGFNVTIPHKSAILPLLNRLSPEAGLIGAVNVVKREGSELVGYNTDGTGFIHSLRQDLGFDPAGCRILVMGAGGAARAAVASLAGAGAASVVIANRSIARGEELAEAFGRHFVGTQFAAISLDPENLNRCVQNFDLLVNTSSVGMGGTAFPGMDLSRMGSHGAVYDMVYVPAVTPLLAEAERCGIRCANGIGMLASQGECALEIWTGVRPPEGLMKGCLMAALMD, encoded by the coding sequence ATGCCATTTACGGGTGCTACCAGGGTACTGGGGATTATCGGTCGGCCGGTGTCCCATTCGCTTTCGCCTCTCATGCAGAATGCGGCGCTGCAAGCCATGGGGCTCGATTACGCCTACGTTCCCTTTGCCGTTGAGGAGGACCGCCTGGCCGACGCGGTGAGGGGATTGGCGGCACTGGGCGTTGTCGGCTTCAACGTGACCATTCCCCACAAATCAGCCATCCTGCCGTTGTTGAACCGGCTCTCGCCGGAAGCCGGGCTGATCGGCGCCGTCAATGTCGTAAAACGCGAAGGGAGCGAGCTGGTCGGATACAACACCGACGGAACGGGCTTTATTCACTCCCTGCGCCAGGATCTCGGTTTTGATCCGGCCGGGTGTCGGATTCTCGTCATGGGGGCAGGTGGCGCCGCCCGGGCCGCAGTTGCATCGTTGGCCGGTGCAGGGGCGGCATCGGTGGTTATCGCCAACCGGAGCATCGCCAGGGGGGAAGAACTGGCGGAGGCGTTCGGGCGGCACTTTGTCGGCACACAATTTGCTGCAATTTCCCTCGACCCTGAGAACCTGAATCGATGCGTTCAAAATTTTGACCTGCTGGTGAATACCTCTTCCGTGGGCATGGGGGGGACCGCTTTCCCGGGCATGGATCTCTCCCGCATGGGTTCCCACGGTGCCGTGTACGACATGGTCTATGTCCCCGCTGTCACCCCCCTGCTCGCCGAGGCTGAGCGTTGCGGCATACGCTGCGCCAACGGCATCGGCATGCTGGCGTCCCAGGGGGAGTGCGCACTGGAAATCTGGACCGGAGTGCGGCCTCCCGAGGGGCTCATGAAAGGGTGTCTCATGGCGGCGTTGATGGACTAA
- a CDS encoding type II secretion system protein GspE, translating into MQASRLGELLVRNNIITKEQLAKALDEQRTSGGQQRLGSILVKNGLVTEPDLTTFLSKQYGVPSINLSEFEADMAVVKIIPADVAQKYQIVPVNRAGSTLIIAMADPSNIFAIDDIKFMTGYNVEVVVASESSIKTAIDKHYDQSASLADVMSDLEMDDLEVVGEDEEVDVSSLERATEDAPVVKLVNLILTDAIKKKASDIHIEPYERTFRVRYRIDGVLYEVMKPPLKLKNAITSRIKIMADLDIAERRLPQDGRIKIKMGGGQDMDYRVSVLPTLFGEKVVLRLLDKSNLQLDMTKLGYEPTALSYFKDAIHKPFGMVLVTGPTGSGKTVSLYSALAELNKTTENISTAEDPVEFNFAGINQVQMHEDIGLTFAAALRSFLRQDPDIIMIGEIRDFETAEIAIKAALTGHLVLSTLHTNDAPATINRLLNMGVEPFLVASAVNLITAQRLARRVCSECKAVEEIPVQALIDAGVPPEEAPEYVCYHGAGCAKCNNTGYKGRVGFYQVMPMLEEIRELILNGANTAEIKRESMRLGIKTMRQSGLTKLKEGVTSFEEVLRVTVADD; encoded by the coding sequence ATGCAGGCTAGCAGACTGGGAGAACTCCTGGTTCGAAATAACATCATCACCAAGGAACAACTTGCCAAGGCACTGGACGAGCAGCGAACCTCCGGCGGCCAGCAGCGCCTTGGTTCCATCCTCGTCAAGAACGGCCTTGTCACCGAGCCCGATCTCACCACGTTTCTCTCCAAGCAGTACGGCGTTCCCTCCATAAACCTGAGCGAATTCGAAGCCGACATGGCAGTGGTGAAGATCATCCCCGCTGACGTGGCCCAGAAGTATCAGATCGTCCCGGTGAACAGGGCCGGCTCGACCCTGATCATCGCCATGGCTGACCCGTCGAACATCTTTGCCATCGACGACATCAAGTTCATGACCGGCTACAACGTGGAGGTGGTCGTCGCTTCCGAGTCGTCCATCAAGACCGCCATCGACAAGCACTATGACCAGTCCGCGTCCCTGGCGGACGTCATGAGCGACCTGGAGATGGACGATCTGGAGGTCGTCGGCGAAGACGAGGAGGTGGACGTCTCCTCCCTCGAACGGGCCACCGAGGATGCGCCGGTCGTAAAGCTCGTGAACCTGATCCTCACCGACGCGATCAAGAAGAAGGCGAGCGATATCCATATCGAGCCCTACGAGCGGACCTTCCGGGTGCGCTACCGGATCGACGGCGTCCTCTACGAAGTCATGAAGCCCCCCCTGAAGCTGAAGAACGCCATCACGTCGCGGATCAAGATCATGGCCGATCTGGATATCGCCGAACGGCGGCTTCCCCAGGACGGCCGCATCAAGATCAAAATGGGTGGCGGACAGGACATGGACTACCGGGTGTCGGTCCTGCCGACCCTGTTCGGTGAGAAAGTGGTTCTGCGGCTCCTGGACAAGTCGAACCTCCAGCTCGACATGACCAAGCTGGGCTACGAGCCCACCGCGCTGAGCTACTTCAAGGATGCGATTCACAAGCCCTTCGGCATGGTGCTGGTGACCGGACCCACGGGGAGCGGCAAGACGGTTTCTCTCTATTCGGCGCTTGCCGAACTCAACAAGACCACTGAGAACATCTCCACTGCCGAGGACCCGGTGGAGTTCAACTTCGCCGGCATCAACCAGGTGCAGATGCACGAAGATATCGGTCTCACCTTTGCCGCCGCGCTCCGCTCGTTCCTGCGCCAGGACCCGGACATCATCATGATCGGAGAGATCCGGGACTTCGAAACGGCCGAGATCGCCATCAAGGCAGCTCTCACCGGCCACCTGGTCCTCTCGACCCTCCACACCAACGACGCCCCGGCCACCATCAACCGGCTGTTGAACATGGGGGTCGAGCCGTTTCTGGTGGCCTCGGCGGTGAACCTGATTACCGCCCAGCGCCTCGCCCGTCGGGTCTGCTCCGAGTGCAAGGCGGTGGAGGAGATTCCGGTTCAGGCCCTGATCGATGCGGGCGTTCCTCCCGAGGAAGCTCCCGAATACGTCTGCTATCACGGCGCCGGTTGTGCCAAGTGCAACAACACCGGCTACAAGGGACGTGTCGGTTTCTATCAGGTCATGCCCATGCTGGAGGAAATCAGGGAGCTGATTCTCAACGGTGCCAACACGGCCGAGATCAAACGCGAATCCATGCGCCTGGGCATCAAGACCATGCGCCAATCGGGTCTTACCAAGCTCAAGGAGGGGGTCACCTCCTTCGAAGAGGTGCTGCGGGTTACCGTGGCCGACGATTAG
- a CDS encoding riboflavin biosynthesis protein RibF codes for MKIFRSIDEIHASLPNPVVTIGNFDGVHLGHREIFRRVKREAARLGGVSMVITFTPHPLKVLGLRKELRLINTYAEKELLIEASGIDCLLTIPFTAEFAAISAERFVGEILVGRIGVKKLVIGYDYAFGRNREGDVAMLRRMGEAHGFEVDVLDQIASGGTVYSSSAVRRVIAAGNVREVVSLIGRHYSVGGTVVHGRRRGKDLGFPTANLLTEKELIPAAGVYAVKVRVDDTIRDGACNIGNNPTFGNEEVTIEVHILDFDGDLYGKEIRVYFVDRVREELRYPDLNALKEGISRDVARCREILAGVSIIEYRDYLGGDAA; via the coding sequence ATGAAGATCTTCCGGAGCATTGACGAAATTCACGCGTCACTGCCGAACCCGGTGGTGACCATTGGCAACTTCGACGGCGTTCACCTCGGGCACCGCGAGATATTCCGGCGGGTCAAGCGTGAGGCTGCGCGGCTGGGCGGGGTTTCCATGGTGATCACCTTTACTCCCCACCCCCTCAAGGTCCTGGGACTCCGGAAAGAACTGCGCCTCATCAATACCTATGCCGAGAAGGAGCTTCTCATCGAAGCGTCAGGGATCGATTGTCTTCTGACGATCCCCTTTACCGCCGAATTCGCCGCCATCAGCGCCGAACGGTTCGTGGGCGAAATCCTCGTGGGACGGATCGGGGTGAAGAAGCTCGTCATCGGCTATGATTATGCCTTTGGCAGGAACCGTGAAGGCGATGTGGCCATGCTCCGGAGGATGGGCGAAGCGCACGGCTTCGAGGTGGACGTGCTCGATCAGATCGCCAGCGGCGGGACGGTATACAGCAGCAGCGCCGTACGGCGCGTGATCGCGGCGGGCAATGTCCGTGAGGTGGTCAGCCTGATCGGCCGGCACTATTCAGTGGGAGGAACGGTGGTTCACGGCCGCCGGCGCGGGAAGGACCTGGGGTTCCCCACGGCCAATCTCCTGACCGAAAAGGAATTGATCCCCGCCGCCGGGGTCTACGCCGTCAAGGTGCGAGTGGACGATACCATCCGGGACGGGGCCTGCAACATCGGCAATAATCCCACCTTCGGCAATGAAGAGGTGACCATCGAGGTTCATATCCTCGACTTCGACGGCGACCTCTACGGCAAGGAAATCCGCGTGTATTTCGTGGATCGGGTCCGTGAGGAGCTGCGCTATCCCGATCTCAATGCCCTCAAGGAGGGAATCAGCAGGGATGTGGCCCGGTGTCGCGAGATCCTGGCCGGCGTCTCCATCATCGAATACCGCGACTATCTCGGCGGTGATGCGGCGTGA
- a CDS encoding PAS domain-containing sensor histidine kinase yields the protein MKENRRVAWFILARMIVVSLFLASTIILRMKGTGPLGEYALEGITKIVVATYGFSIVSLVFLRVTARYDQTVTYFQIIWDILFVTLLILFTGGVTSPFSFLYLLAITSASVLLARREALYTASLCAIIYGAIMDLQYFGRLVGLGLSPVPAQKLGTTYIFYTIFLNIIAFCSTALLTGYLAERARRSETELEQKAIDYDELERLNSTIVSNLNSGLITVTGKGRIRVFNRYAEALTGIGLAEAYDRHLFDVLPGFRVYADGLANVKRGEFEFIAKMGRKLTIGFSSVPLMLKDSDAAGILLNFQDVTQVRRMEESLKKSDRLAAIGELSARIAHEIRNPLAAISGATQLIAQGGAVSDPDRRLFDIVLRETDRLNGLISDFLAYARPNQPEPRPVDFRALVAELAALVTSDERFEGVVIDNRVDNHFRPLLDPDQFRQVLWNLMGNAAGAMPGGGTITVEAGQSDEIRGSGQRRITYHISVADTGLGMDETTAARIFEPFFTTKSTGTGLGLATVHRIVEAHGGRIAVESMPGKGTMFVIFLPTPPSSGESTVSQ from the coding sequence ATGAAGGAAAACCGGCGCGTCGCCTGGTTCATCCTCGCCCGGATGATCGTGGTCTCACTGTTTCTGGCGTCCACCATCATCCTGAGAATGAAGGGGACCGGTCCCCTGGGCGAATATGCCCTTGAGGGAATCACCAAAATCGTAGTGGCCACCTATGGCTTCTCGATCGTTTCCCTTGTATTTCTCAGGGTTACCGCGCGCTACGATCAGACCGTCACCTATTTCCAGATCATCTGGGACATCCTTTTCGTGACGTTGCTGATCCTTTTTACCGGCGGCGTCACGAGCCCCTTTTCCTTCCTGTATCTGCTCGCCATAACCAGCGCCAGCGTACTGCTCGCCCGCCGGGAAGCCCTCTATACGGCTTCCCTCTGCGCCATCATTTATGGCGCCATTATGGACCTGCAGTATTTCGGCAGGCTGGTTGGCCTGGGGCTCAGCCCCGTACCGGCGCAGAAACTGGGCACCACCTACATCTTTTATACGATTTTCCTCAACATCATCGCCTTTTGCTCCACCGCGCTCCTCACCGGCTACCTGGCGGAACGGGCGCGTCGCAGCGAAACCGAGCTTGAACAGAAGGCCATTGATTACGACGAACTCGAACGCCTCAACAGCACCATCGTCTCGAATCTCAACAGCGGGCTCATTACCGTAACGGGCAAGGGAAGGATCCGGGTTTTCAACCGGTACGCCGAGGCGCTCACCGGCATCGGCCTTGCCGAGGCCTATGATCGTCATCTGTTCGACGTGCTGCCGGGATTTCGTGTCTACGCTGACGGGCTTGCCAACGTGAAGAGGGGTGAATTCGAGTTCATTGCCAAGATGGGACGAAAGCTCACCATCGGCTTCAGCAGTGTGCCGCTGATGTTGAAAGACAGCGATGCAGCCGGTATCCTACTGAATTTTCAGGATGTAACTCAGGTCAGGAGGATGGAGGAGAGCCTCAAGAAGTCCGACCGGTTGGCGGCCATTGGCGAGCTTTCCGCCCGGATTGCCCACGAGATCCGCAACCCCCTGGCCGCCATCAGCGGGGCGACCCAGCTCATTGCCCAGGGCGGAGCCGTGTCCGATCCTGACCGGCGCCTCTTCGACATCGTCCTGAGGGAAACGGATCGGCTCAACGGCCTGATCAGCGATTTTCTCGCCTATGCCCGCCCCAACCAGCCTGAGCCGCGGCCGGTCGATTTCCGTGCACTCGTGGCGGAGTTGGCGGCGCTCGTCACGTCCGACGAGCGATTCGAGGGAGTTGTGATCGACAACCGGGTTGACAACCATTTTCGGCCGTTGCTGGACCCGGACCAGTTTCGCCAGGTTCTCTGGAATCTGATGGGCAATGCCGCAGGCGCCATGCCCGGAGGCGGGACTATCACGGTTGAGGCCGGCCAGTCCGACGAGATACGCGGCAGCGGGCAGCGACGCATCACCTATCACATCTCGGTTGCCGATACCGGCCTCGGCATGGACGAGACCACCGCAGCTCGCATCTTCGAGCCGTTTTTCACTACCAAGTCCACCGGTACCGGCCTTGGTCTCGCAACCGTTCACCGGATCGTGGAGGCCCATGGCGGCAGGATTGCCGTTGAGAGTATGCCGGGCAAAGGAACGATGTTTGTCATCTTTCTGCCGACTCCCCCATCCAGCGGAGAGTCGACAGTCAGTCAGTAA
- a CDS encoding type IV pili twitching motility protein PilT codes for MANMHQLLTELVGRGGSDLHITTNSPPQIRVDGQLIPLEMPPLNAVDTKQLCYSILTEQQKHKFEEANELDLSFGIKGLSRFRGNVFIQRGAVAGVFRVIPYKILTFEELGLPPVVKELAEKPRGLILVTGPTGSGKSTTLAAIIDKINTERHDHIVTIEDPIEYLHPHKSCVVNQREVGADTKSFKNALKYILRQDPDVVLVGELRDLETIEAALTLAETGHLCLATLHTNSAVQTINRIVDVFPPYQQPQVRAQLSFVLEGVISQTLLPNVSGKGRVLALEVMVPNPAIRNLIREDKIHQIYSQMQVGQEKFGMQTMNQSLFSLLQKRRISLDVGMARSSDPDELKQMLASGQRPSGPRPQMR; via the coding sequence ATGGCCAATATGCATCAACTGCTGACCGAACTGGTCGGCCGTGGGGGCTCGGACCTTCACATCACCACCAATTCGCCTCCCCAGATCCGGGTCGACGGTCAGTTGATCCCCCTCGAGATGCCGCCGCTCAATGCAGTGGACACCAAACAGCTCTGCTACAGCATCCTCACCGAGCAGCAGAAGCACAAATTCGAGGAAGCCAACGAGCTTGACCTTTCCTTCGGCATCAAGGGGCTTTCCCGTTTCCGGGGGAACGTGTTCATTCAACGGGGGGCCGTTGCCGGCGTGTTCCGGGTGATCCCTTACAAAATTCTCACCTTTGAGGAACTGGGTCTGCCGCCAGTGGTGAAGGAACTGGCGGAGAAGCCGCGGGGGCTGATCCTCGTTACCGGCCCCACCGGCAGCGGCAAGTCGACCACCCTGGCCGCCATCATCGACAAGATCAACACCGAGCGGCACGATCATATCGTGACCATCGAGGATCCCATCGAGTACCTCCATCCCCACAAGAGTTGCGTGGTGAACCAGCGCGAGGTGGGGGCCGACACCAAAAGCTTCAAGAACGCCCTGAAATACATCCTGCGCCAGGACCCGGACGTGGTCCTCGTGGGCGAGCTCCGGGACCTGGAAACCATCGAGGCGGCCCTGACCCTTGCCGAAACCGGGCACCTCTGCCTTGCCACACTCCATACGAACTCGGCGGTGCAGACCATAAACCGGATCGTGGACGTATTCCCCCCCTACCAGCAGCCCCAGGTTCGCGCCCAGCTTTCCTTCGTCCTGGAGGGGGTCATATCCCAGACCCTGCTCCCGAACGTGTCGGGCAAGGGGAGGGTGCTGGCCCTGGAGGTGATGGTGCCCAATCCGGCCATCCGCAACCTGATCCGCGAGGACAAGATCCACCAGATCTATTCCCAGATGCAGGTGGGGCAGGAAAAGTTCGGCATGCAGACCATGAACCAGTCCCTGTTCAGTCTGCTGCAGAAGCGACGGATCTCGCTTGACGTGGGCATGGCCCGTTCGTCCGATCCCGACGAGCTCAAGCAGATGCTGGCCAGCGGCCAGCGGCCGTCGGGTCCGCGCCCTCAAATGAGGTAA
- a CDS encoding preprotein translocase subunit TatC, translated as MSEDNQKVLPFLEHLVELRKRLIIIIVAVVVGMGFAWNLSNGLLHFVTKPITGETYLTDIKKQVYQEVGKRFPAAYKQFELEKAMNAAPKERKLNYSAPLEPFFVQCKISVIAGFILALPVVFYQLWLFIAPGLTRKEKRMVVPFVTVSTVSFCVGALFFLVVIWPVIINFSLSYEAEGLNSLFNMSAYINFCLRLILMFGLIFELPILMLLLSRFGIVTYAFLARNRRYALLASSIVAAFHADLITMFVIMVPLYLMYEISVWLVLLFGKKKPVEAVAGEGPTGAAS; from the coding sequence ATGTCAGAAGATAATCAGAAGGTCCTGCCGTTCCTCGAGCATCTGGTGGAACTGCGCAAGCGGCTTATCATCATCATTGTGGCGGTTGTGGTGGGCATGGGGTTCGCCTGGAACCTCTCGAACGGCCTCCTCCATTTTGTTACAAAGCCGATCACCGGCGAAACCTACCTGACCGATATCAAGAAGCAGGTTTATCAGGAGGTGGGCAAGCGTTTTCCGGCCGCATACAAGCAGTTCGAGCTGGAAAAGGCGATGAACGCGGCACCCAAGGAGCGCAAGCTCAATTACAGCGCCCCCCTTGAGCCCTTTTTCGTGCAGTGCAAGATATCGGTTATTGCCGGATTCATCCTTGCGCTACCCGTTGTGTTTTACCAGCTCTGGCTTTTCATCGCACCGGGGCTCACCCGGAAGGAAAAGCGGATGGTGGTGCCCTTCGTGACAGTAAGTACGGTGAGTTTCTGCGTGGGAGCGCTCTTTTTCCTGGTGGTCATCTGGCCGGTCATCATCAATTTTTCCCTGTCCTATGAAGCGGAGGGGCTCAACAGCCTCTTCAACATGAGCGCGTACATCAACTTCTGCCTCCGGCTGATCCTGATGTTCGGCCTCATCTTCGAGTTGCCGATCCTGATGCTGCTTCTGTCGCGCTTCGGGATCGTCACCTATGCGTTCCTTGCCCGCAACCGCCGCTACGCCCTTCTGGCAAGCTCCATTGTGGCTGCCTTCCATGCCGACCTCATCACCATGTTCGTCATCATGGTGCCTCTCTACCTGATGTATGAAATCAGCGTCTGGCTCGTTCTTCTCTTCGGCAAGAAAAAGCCGGTGGAGGCAGTGGCCGGCGAGGGGCCGACCGGCGCCGCATCATGA
- a CDS encoding Fis family transcriptional regulator, with amino-acid sequence MEIHVLVVDDELSMREFLAILLDREGYTVDQAASAEEALACLERKTYDLVISDVKMPGLDGITLLGRIKEVAPDTAVLLMTAFSTAEQAVEAMKLGAYDYIAKPFKVEEVKILARNALEKRDLKRENLRLRQEVQERYSFSGLIGKSKKMREVYSLIEKVAPSTANVLILGESGTGKELVARAIHYNSQRKGKPFVAVNCGAIPETLMESEFFGHKKGAFTGAVGDRPGLFEQAEGGTLFLDEIGEVSLQLQAKLLRAIQEKEFRRVGGTLDQKADVRLVAASNRDLEEQVKEGSFREDLFYRLNVVQVKMPPLRERGDDIPILVEHFYKKYVQPPYSDRIITQGALKLLMSYGFPGNVRELENLVERCSVLGNREISEECLPPQLHAGKRPECGAAAECELPEEGMDLEAYLDGIEKRILLQALERSGGVKKKAAELLRLTFRSFRYRLAKFGMDEE; translated from the coding sequence ATGGAAATTCATGTTCTCGTAGTGGATGATGAACTGAGCATGCGCGAATTCCTCGCCATCCTGCTCGACCGGGAGGGGTACACCGTCGACCAGGCCGCCAGCGCGGAAGAGGCGTTGGCCTGTCTTGAACGCAAGACCTATGACCTGGTCATCTCCGACGTAAAAATGCCGGGGCTCGACGGCATTACCCTCCTGGGACGCATCAAGGAGGTGGCGCCCGACACGGCCGTCCTCCTCATGACCGCCTTTTCCACTGCCGAGCAGGCCGTGGAAGCCATGAAGCTCGGGGCGTACGACTACATCGCCAAGCCCTTCAAGGTGGAAGAGGTCAAGATTCTCGCCCGTAACGCCCTGGAAAAGAGAGATCTCAAGCGGGAGAACCTGCGACTGCGCCAGGAGGTGCAGGAGCGGTACAGCTTCAGCGGCCTGATCGGCAAGAGCAAGAAGATGCGCGAGGTTTATTCCCTGATCGAAAAGGTGGCGCCGAGCACCGCAAATGTCCTCATTCTCGGCGAGAGTGGCACCGGCAAGGAACTGGTGGCCCGGGCGATCCACTACAACAGCCAGCGCAAGGGAAAACCCTTTGTTGCGGTCAACTGTGGCGCCATTCCCGAAACCCTCATGGAGAGCGAATTCTTCGGTCACAAGAAGGGGGCCTTCACCGGCGCCGTCGGTGATCGTCCCGGCCTTTTCGAGCAGGCCGAGGGGGGCACCCTCTTTCTGGATGAAATCGGAGAGGTGTCGCTCCAGCTTCAGGCGAAACTCCTTCGGGCCATCCAGGAAAAGGAATTCCGCAGGGTAGGGGGAACCCTTGACCAGAAGGCCGACGTACGGCTGGTGGCCGCCTCCAATCGCGATTTGGAAGAGCAGGTGAAGGAAGGGAGTTTCCGGGAAGATCTCTTTTATCGCCTCAACGTGGTCCAGGTCAAAATGCCCCCACTCCGTGAGCGTGGAGACGATATCCCAATTCTGGTTGAACACTTTTACAAAAAGTACGTCCAGCCCCCCTACAGTGACCGCATCATAACTCAGGGGGCACTGAAGCTCCTCATGTCATACGGATTTCCGGGCAACGTCCGGGAACTGGAGAACTTGGTCGAACGCTGCTCCGTGCTCGGCAACCGGGAAATTTCGGAAGAATGCCTCCCTCCGCAACTCCACGCGGGCAAGCGCCCCGAATGTGGTGCGGCCGCCGAGTGTGAACTGCCTGAAGAGGGCATGGATCTCGAAGCCTACCTGGACGGCATTGAAAAGCGGATTTTGCTCCAGGCCCTGGAGCGCAGTGGCGGCGTTAAAAAGAAAGCAGCCGAATTGCTGAGGCTTACGTTTCGGTCCTTCAGGTACCGCTTGGCGAAATTCGGGATGGATGAGGAGTGA